In the genome of Desulfovibrio desulfuricans, one region contains:
- a CDS encoding HD domain-containing phosphohydrolase: protein MEVVLRGVRGSIATPAPAMSFYGGNTSCVELHTDSGALVFFDAGTGLREAGENLPPSGTCHLFISHGHTDHIQGLGFFRPLHSSRWTTHIYIPAWLENVLDNHFAHGMFPIAFSDFAGTVVRHCLEPGDAVTIDAATTITAIEANHPGGALAYKACGEGAVFLYSGDYEITRDDKVRQATRAMLENVDLAVVDSMYSTSSYIEGWGHSRWEDWRDLGLEAGAGCVVLSHHSPQMTDRQIDVLQREALQSCRLNGLRLCFAREGMRFDLPMGKDRTCNECSLVQFSDWLDKFVDALSQYQDENTLLDRILAKSREITNADAGTIFLVDGEDLLFAYTHNDSLFSVNTASKFAYSSARLPINTQSIAGYAACTGELLNLADVRALPSGLPFSFRDDFDKATGYRTESMLVVPFHDHAGRVSGVMQLINSLDPRTCRPRRFTHDMEGHIRVLAREIANVLERSHLVRASINRLIRLASVHDPLETGPHAERVGAIAAEMYQVRANQLNLDPDVTLHVKSQIRLAAMLHDIGKVGVSDLLLKKPGKLTDEEMSAMRAHTMIGAGILAAEAQGGGFMAFARDIARHHHQKWNGQGYAGPSDVGRLSGEDIPIAARITAIADVFDALVSPRSYKAAWPHSKALALMREEAGKHFDPNLVACLEEVMDVVAKIYERFPDADPVQVSRDAAS from the coding sequence ATGGAAGTTGTGCTCAGAGGCGTGCGCGGCAGCATAGCCACGCCAGCTCCAGCCATGTCTTTTTACGGTGGCAACACCTCATGTGTTGAACTGCACACCGACAGCGGGGCGCTTGTTTTTTTTGATGCGGGTACAGGCTTGCGCGAGGCAGGCGAAAACCTGCCGCCAAGCGGAACCTGCCATCTTTTTATTTCGCACGGGCATACCGACCATATCCAGGGGCTGGGCTTTTTTCGTCCCTTGCATTCGTCCCGCTGGACCACCCACATCTATATCCCCGCCTGGCTCGAAAACGTGCTGGACAACCACTTTGCCCACGGCATGTTCCCCATCGCCTTCAGCGACTTTGCCGGAACAGTGGTGCGGCACTGCCTTGAACCAGGGGATGCGGTAACCATTGACGCAGCCACCACCATCACGGCCATAGAGGCAAATCATCCCGGCGGCGCGCTGGCGTACAAGGCATGCGGCGAAGGCGCAGTTTTTTTGTATAGCGGCGACTACGAGATTACCCGCGACGACAAGGTGCGGCAGGCCACGCGCGCAATGCTTGAAAATGTTGATCTGGCCGTTGTGGACAGCATGTACAGCACGTCCAGCTATATCGAGGGATGGGGGCACTCCCGCTGGGAGGACTGGCGCGATCTTGGCCTTGAGGCGGGGGCTGGCTGCGTTGTCCTTTCGCACCATTCGCCCCAAATGACCGACAGGCAGATAGACGTGCTGCAGCGCGAGGCTCTGCAGAGTTGCCGTCTAAACGGCCTGCGCCTGTGTTTTGCGCGCGAAGGCATGCGCTTTGACCTGCCCATGGGCAAAGACCGCACCTGCAACGAATGCTCTCTTGTGCAGTTCAGCGACTGGCTTGACAAATTTGTTGACGCCCTGTCGCAATACCAGGATGAAAATACGCTGCTGGACCGCATACTTGCCAAATCGCGCGAAATCACCAACGCCGACGCCGGTACTATTTTTCTTGTGGACGGCGAAGACCTGCTCTTTGCCTACACTCACAACGACAGCCTGTTTTCTGTCAACACCGCTTCAAAGTTCGCCTATTCATCGGCACGGCTGCCGATCAACACCCAGTCCATTGCCGGCTATGCCGCCTGCACAGGCGAGCTGCTCAACCTTGCCGATGTACGGGCGCTGCCGTCTGGTCTGCCGTTTTCGTTCCGCGATGATTTTGACAAGGCTACGGGCTACCGCACCGAATCAATGCTGGTGGTTCCGTTTCATGATCACGCTGGCCGCGTCTCGGGCGTCATGCAGCTCATCAACAGTCTTGACCCGCGCACGTGCAGGCCGCGCAGGTTTACGCACGATATGGAAGGGCATATACGGGTGCTCGCGCGCGAGATCGCAAACGTCCTCGAGCGCAGCCACCTTGTGCGGGCGAGCATCAACAGGCTTATCCGTCTTGCTTCGGTGCACGACCCGCTGGAAACCGGCCCCCATGCCGAACGCGTAGGGGCCATCGCCGCAGAAATGTATCAGGTCAGGGCCAATCAGCTGAATCTCGACCCGGACGTAACCCTGCACGTAAAAAGCCAGATACGCCTTGCCGCCATGCTGCACGACATTGGCAAGGTGGGCGTGAGCGACCTGCTGCTGAAAAAGCCGGGCAAGCTCACCGACGAAGAAATGTCCGCCATGCGGGCGCATACCATGATCGGGGCTGGCATACTTGCGGCAGAAGCCCAGGGTGGTGGTTTTATGGCTTTTGCCCGCGACATTGCCCGCCACCATCACCAGAAATGGAACGGCCAGGGCTATGCCGGTCCCAGCGACGTGGGCAGGCTGTCTGGCGAGGATATCCCCATTGCGGCCCGCATCACGGCCATTGCAGATGTTTTTGATGCGCTGGTTTCGCCCCGCTCGTACAAGGCCGCCTGGCCCCACTCAAAAGCTCTGGCGCTGATGCGCGAGGAGGCGGGCAAGCATTTTGACCCCAACCTGGTGGCCTGCCTTGAAGAAGTAATGGATGTCGTGGCCAAAATTTATGAGCGCTTTCCCGATGCTGATCCGGTGCAGGTCAGCCGCGATGCCGCCTCATGA
- a CDS encoding formate--tetrahydrofolate ligase: protein MTLDPTKHPDWQIALDAEKNMKTFEALTAEMGLKPSEVLPYGRYMGKIEQQEVLNRLENRPNGKYVDVTAITPTPLGEGKSTTTIGLVQGLARRGLRSSAAIRQPSGGPTMGMKGSAAGGGLSQCIPLTPYSLNFTGDIHAVGAAHNLAMTALTARMQHERNYDDATLERLSGMRRLDIDPTRVSTGWVMDFCTQALRNVVIGMEGDGRRNDGFMMRSHFDITVASEVMSILSVARDLADLRQRMGRMVLALDRNGRPVTTADLEVDGAMTAWLVEAIKPNLIQTIEGQPVLVHTGPFGNIALGQSSVIADRVGLKLGDIHVTESGFAAEMGYEKFWNLKCRYSGLAPDAAVIVATVRALKHHGGAPQPRPGQPLPEEYLREDVGLVEAGCVNLLHHIGIVRRSGVPSVVCINKFYTDKPAEIAAIRRICEKAGASVAVSEHWEKGGEGALELADAVMDACNSSRRGFRPLYDWKLPLAERIVCIAREVYGADGVDFEPMAAQRLKSLQERPDADELGVCMVKTQYSLSDDAKRRGVPSSWRLHVRDVLLFGGAGLVAPVAGDISLMPGTGSKPSFRNIDVDVTTGRVTGLF from the coding sequence ATGACCCTTGATCCTACCAAGCACCCGGACTGGCAGATTGCCCTGGATGCGGAAAAGAATATGAAAACCTTTGAGGCCCTCACAGCGGAGATGGGCCTGAAGCCTTCAGAAGTTCTGCCCTACGGGCGATATATGGGCAAGATTGAGCAGCAGGAAGTGCTGAACCGGCTCGAAAACCGCCCCAACGGTAAATATGTTGACGTTACGGCCATTACGCCCACGCCGCTTGGCGAGGGCAAGTCAACCACCACCATTGGTCTGGTGCAGGGCCTTGCCCGGCGCGGCCTGCGGTCTTCGGCGGCCATACGGCAACCCTCGGGCGGCCCCACCATGGGCATGAAGGGCTCCGCCGCTGGCGGCGGTCTTTCGCAGTGCATCCCGCTGACGCCGTATTCCCTCAATTTTACGGGCGACATACATGCAGTCGGCGCAGCGCACAACCTCGCCATGACGGCCCTGACGGCCCGTATGCAGCACGAGCGCAACTACGACGACGCCACGCTTGAGCGGCTCTCGGGCATGCGCCGGCTGGATATCGACCCCACGCGCGTGAGCACCGGCTGGGTGATGGATTTTTGCACCCAGGCGCTGCGCAACGTCGTCATCGGCATGGAAGGCGACGGCAGGCGCAACGACGGTTTTATGATGCGCTCGCATTTTGACATCACCGTGGCTTCCGAGGTCATGTCCATTCTTTCGGTCGCGCGTGATCTGGCCGACCTGCGTCAGCGCATGGGCCGCATGGTTCTGGCCCTTGACCGCAACGGCAGGCCCGTGACCACTGCTGACCTTGAGGTGGACGGGGCCATGACCGCCTGGCTTGTCGAGGCCATCAAGCCCAACCTTATCCAGACCATCGAGGGCCAGCCCGTGTTGGTGCATACAGGCCCCTTCGGCAACATCGCCCTGGGCCAGAGCTCGGTTATCGCCGACAGGGTGGGCCTCAAGCTGGGCGACATCCATGTGACGGAATCCGGCTTTGCCGCCGAAATGGGCTACGAAAAATTCTGGAACCTCAAGTGCCGTTACAGCGGGCTTGCGCCCGATGCGGCGGTGATTGTGGCCACCGTGCGCGCCCTCAAGCACCACGGCGGCGCGCCGCAACCGCGCCCCGGCCAGCCCCTGCCCGAGGAATACCTGCGTGAAGACGTGGGCCTGGTGGAGGCCGGGTGCGTCAACCTGCTGCACCATATCGGCATTGTGCGCCGCTCCGGAGTGCCCTCGGTTGTGTGCATCAACAAGTTTTATACCGACAAACCCGCAGAGATTGCCGCTATCCGCCGTATCTGCGAAAAAGCCGGGGCCAGCGTGGCTGTGTCGGAACATTGGGAAAAAGGCGGCGAAGGCGCGCTGGAGCTGGCGGACGCCGTTATGGACGCCTGCAATTCGTCCAGGCGCGGCTTTCGCCCGCTCTATGACTGGAAGCTGCCCCTTGCGGAACGCATTGTCTGCATTGCCCGCGAGGTCTACGGCGCGGACGGGGTCGATTTTGAACCCATGGCTGCCCAGCGGCTCAAGAGCCTGCAGGAGCGGCCAGACGCGGACGAGCTTGGCGTATGCATGGTCAAAACCCAGTACTCGCTTTCGGACGACGCCAAGCGCAGGGGCGTGCCGTCGTCGTGGCGGCTGCACGTGCGCGATGTGCTGCTGTTTGGCGGCGCTGGGCTTGTGGCCCCGGTGGCGGGCGATATCAGCCTTATGCCGGGTACGGGTTCCAAGCCCTCGTTCCGCAATATCGATGTGGATGTGACAACCGGGCGGGTCACCGGCCTGTTCTAA